One genomic window of Nicotiana sylvestris chromosome 10, ASM39365v2, whole genome shotgun sequence includes the following:
- the LOC104242041 gene encoding uncharacterized protein encodes MVTSWILNSLSKDLVDSIQYVNDAKELWQELEDKYDQTNEAKLYQLQKKIGDLSQGALDITMYYTKMKRLWKELNTLNAHAQCNYQCTYGVKAYMHKAEHDRRLIQLLMGLNEVYIVVRDSILMMNLLPSIAQTFSILIQEEK; translated from the coding sequence ATGGTTACATCATGGATTCTAAATTCACTCTCAAAGGATCTAGTTGATAGTATACAATATGTCAACGACGCTAAGGAGTTATGGCAAGAGTTAGAAGACAAGTATGATCAGACTAATGAAGCGAAGCTTTATCAGCTGCAAAAGAAAATCGGTGACCTTAGTCAAGGAGCTTTGGACATCACAATGTATTACACGAAAATGAAACGACTTTGGAAGGAATTGAACACTTTGAATGCACATGCACAATGCAATTACCAATGCACTTATGGTGTAAAGGCATACATGCATAAAGCTGAGCATGATAGAAGACTAATTCAGCTCCTAATGGGCCTGAATGAAGTTTATATAGTTGTGAGAGACAGTATATTGATGATGAATTTGTTGCCCAGCATAGCACAGACTTTCTCTATCCTTATCCAAGAAGAAAAATAG